From a single Pseudomonas sp. A34-9 genomic region:
- a CDS encoding efflux transporter outer membrane subunit — protein sequence MIRIDRTDAFASRLVPTGATLSKMWERACSRRGQWQQLTLGALLAVSLSACTVGPDFQKPEATQIADWAKPAKSAPSQAVNEPLNERWWEVFNDPQLSALTQRAVRSNLDLQLAGSRLQQSRAARQVISADRYPNTAATGSYSRERNSGKGLSDPSGHNGDSAFNLWDAGFSASWELDFWGRVRRETEAADANLEVAENDRRGVLLAVLADTAQNYIQLRGVQNTRAVTEQNLDVARHSLKLSQLRLNDGVATDLDVAEAAAQVAAIESRLPALEQRQSQLINAISLLMGEPPQALAKELSTDAAVPQSPLQVAIGLPSQLAERRPDIRQAEARLHAATANIGVAKGDFYPRITLSGNLSSQAMQLSDFGSWGSRAFGIGPQFSLPLFDGGRLRGMLQLREAQQQEAAIGYQQTVLRAWHEIDDQLTAYNASQRRRDSLAEAVRQNQIALRTAQQQYVEGVVDFVNVLTVQGALLATQEQWVESSTGVSLAMVGLYKALGGGWESVYPIAKLATSNPV from the coding sequence ATGATTCGTATTGACCGAACTGACGCCTTCGCGAGCAGGCTCGTTCCCACAGGGGCAACGCTTTCCAAAATGTGGGAGCGAGCCTGCTCGCGAAGAGGCCAATGGCAGCAACTCACTTTGGGTGCCTTGCTCGCAGTAAGTCTCAGCGCCTGCACAGTGGGGCCTGACTTCCAAAAGCCCGAAGCCACGCAAATCGCCGATTGGGCAAAACCCGCCAAATCCGCCCCGAGCCAAGCCGTCAACGAGCCGTTGAACGAACGCTGGTGGGAAGTTTTCAACGACCCGCAACTCTCGGCACTGACCCAGCGCGCCGTGCGCAGTAACCTCGACCTGCAACTGGCCGGCAGCCGCCTGCAACAAAGCCGTGCCGCGCGCCAGGTCATCAGCGCTGACCGCTATCCAAACACGGCGGCCACCGGCAGTTATTCGCGCGAACGCAACAGCGGCAAAGGCCTGAGCGACCCGTCCGGACATAACGGCGATTCTGCGTTCAATCTGTGGGACGCCGGTTTCTCTGCGTCTTGGGAGCTGGATTTCTGGGGCCGCGTGCGCCGCGAAACCGAAGCCGCTGACGCCAATCTCGAAGTCGCCGAAAACGACCGTCGCGGGGTGCTGCTCGCCGTGCTTGCCGATACGGCACAAAACTACATCCAACTTCGCGGCGTGCAGAACACCCGCGCGGTCACCGAGCAGAACCTCGACGTCGCGCGGCACAGCCTGAAACTCTCGCAATTGCGTCTGAACGACGGCGTGGCGACTGATCTCGACGTCGCCGAAGCCGCTGCGCAAGTCGCCGCCATCGAATCGCGCCTGCCGGCGCTGGAACAACGCCAATCGCAACTGATCAACGCGATCAGCCTGTTGATGGGCGAGCCACCGCAGGCCTTGGCCAAAGAGTTATCCACCGACGCCGCTGTGCCGCAGTCGCCGCTGCAAGTTGCTATCGGCCTGCCGTCGCAACTGGCCGAACGCCGACCGGATATCCGCCAGGCCGAAGCACGCCTGCACGCTGCGACCGCCAACATCGGTGTGGCCAAAGGTGATTTCTATCCGCGCATCACCTTGTCCGGAAACCTCAGTTCGCAAGCCATGCAACTCAGCGATTTCGGCTCTTGGGGCTCACGCGCCTTCGGCATCGGCCCGCAATTCAGCCTGCCGCTGTTCGACGGCGGACGCCTGCGCGGCATGCTGCAACTGCGTGAAGCGCAGCAACAGGAAGCCGCCATTGGCTACCAGCAAACCGTGCTGCGCGCCTGGCATGAAATCGACGATCAACTGACCGCCTACAACGCCAGCCAGCGTCGCCGCGACAGCCTCGCCGAAGCCGTACGCCAGAACCAGATCGCCCTGCGCACCGCGCAACAGCAATACGTCGAAGGCGTGGTCGACTTCGTCAACGTCCTCACCGTGCAAGGCGCGTTGCTGGCGACGCAGGAACAGTGGGTGGAGAGTTCGACCGGGGTTTCGCTGGCGATGGTCGGGTTGTACAAGGCGTTGGGTGGGGGTTGGGAGTCGGTATATCCGATAGCGAAACTTGCTACCAGTAATCCGGTTTGA
- a CDS encoding NYN domain-containing protein: protein MRTAFFVDGYNLFYGLLAGTPYKWLNLHSLLTHIAFIENPQSSIVSIDYFTSPIKPQLATRGRVSKEAQDAYVRALRASKVVVHFGRHQLEPAKAPRFVDKNTHASRQDKVDIWKLEEKETDVHIAISMYRTASRQTMLEGAESIDQIILVSSDTDMTPALKALRTDFPALIIGVILPYRTGSVRPPPGSLKDNSHWLRRVISEEELRLHQFPNRVATHKKPVIKPDYW from the coding sequence GTGCGTACCGCATTTTTCGTTGATGGCTACAACCTGTTTTACGGCTTGCTCGCTGGTACACCCTATAAATGGCTGAACCTGCACAGCCTGCTGACGCACATAGCCTTCATCGAAAACCCTCAAAGCTCAATCGTATCGATTGACTATTTCACTTCTCCAATTAAACCCCAGTTGGCAACCCGTGGCCGCGTTTCCAAAGAGGCTCAGGATGCATACGTGAGAGCTCTGCGTGCCAGCAAGGTCGTTGTGCATTTCGGAAGACATCAATTAGAGCCAGCCAAAGCGCCAAGGTTTGTAGATAAAAACACCCATGCGTCACGTCAGGACAAAGTCGATATCTGGAAGCTGGAAGAAAAAGAAACCGATGTTCATATAGCAATCAGCATGTATCGCACTGCGAGCCGACAAACAATGCTCGAAGGTGCTGAGAGTATTGATCAAATCATTCTGGTTTCCAGTGATACCGATATGACCCCTGCACTGAAGGCGCTTCGAACAGATTTTCCCGCCCTGATCATTGGAGTGATCCTTCCTTATCGGACGGGTTCTGTTCGCCCTCCTCCAGGTTCTTTGAAAGATAACTCGCACTGGTTGAGACGCGTTATTTCTGAAGAGGAACTGCGACTTCATCAATTTCCAAACCGTGTGGCTACGCACAAAAAACCGGTGATCAAACCGGATTACTGGTAG
- a CDS encoding efflux RND transporter periplasmic adaptor subunit has product MQRFRGWVIGLTLITCAVQAQTPGPDDPLLDNPAPGAATASSEARGVLRARDQATLASELSGRIVELPFSEGESFKKGDTLARFDCSAYQAQLNAAQAASRGAGEELAHNKQLAALNSVGRFEVARAEAKVSETQAQSQVYQVQVKRCSVIAPFDGQVVERKVQRYESVPAGAPLLDVVDNRTLEIHLLVPSRWMARLKPGQTFSFVPDETGQPIDATVKRLGARIDEGSQTLLLVATLPEAKGLLAGMSGTARFPELK; this is encoded by the coding sequence ATGCAGCGTTTTCGCGGTTGGGTTATCGGATTGACCTTAATAACGTGTGCAGTTCAGGCGCAAACGCCCGGGCCAGACGATCCGCTGCTGGATAACCCGGCGCCCGGGGCGGCCACTGCGAGCAGTGAGGCGCGGGGGGTGTTGCGGGCTCGCGATCAGGCGACGCTGGCCAGTGAGCTTTCCGGGCGGATTGTCGAGTTGCCGTTCAGCGAGGGCGAGTCGTTCAAAAAGGGCGATACGCTGGCGCGTTTCGATTGTTCGGCCTATCAGGCGCAGCTCAATGCCGCGCAGGCGGCCAGCCGGGGTGCCGGTGAAGAGTTGGCGCACAACAAGCAGTTGGCGGCACTCAATTCCGTCGGACGCTTCGAAGTGGCGCGGGCCGAGGCCAAGGTCAGCGAAACCCAGGCGCAATCCCAGGTGTACCAAGTGCAGGTCAAACGCTGCAGCGTGATTGCGCCGTTCGATGGGCAAGTGGTCGAGCGTAAAGTGCAGCGCTATGAAAGCGTGCCGGCCGGCGCACCACTGCTCGATGTCGTCGATAACCGTACCCTCGAAATTCATCTGCTGGTGCCCTCGCGCTGGATGGCCAGACTCAAGCCCGGCCAGACCTTCAGCTTCGTGCCCGATGAAACCGGCCAGCCGATCGACGCCACGGTGAAACGCCTCGGCGCGCGAATCGATGAGGGCAGTCAAACCCTGTTGCTGGTTGCAACTCTCCCCGAAGCCAAAGGTTTGCTCGCCGGCATGAGCGGCACCGCGCGTTTCCCGGAGCTTAAGTGA
- a CDS encoding HlyD family efflux transporter periplasmic adaptor subunit, translating into MNAPVSGAAEQVFARFLDLERQTRAARDAAQLAYSLVNDGQSLFGFRHAALLIAGKVQAVTGVSAVEPNAPFVAFVEQAVAQLFKQDVLKQARVIAPELLNDSIQSDWRSLSAAQVFWLPLIDHDAQVFGGLWLARDMPWNPSEQVLLSQLGDTYSHAWLALQPRKPWRLRWTRKRQVALLAVLLLGLLIPVRQSVLAPAEVVPLGGRVVAAPLDGVIAEFLVKPNQTVKTGDVLVRFESTTLKAQADVAERALGVAEAELKSNSQRSFADAESSAKVDLLAARAEQKRAERDYARELLKRSEVRAERDGIAVFADAERLTGKPVQTGERLMDIADPSQAELRIELAVGDAISLAPGAEVALFLDSDPLKRHLATLERSAYEAQPTAGGQLAYRLDASFTEAPPRIGLRGTAKIFGDRAPLALYLLRRPLAGLRQSVGL; encoded by the coding sequence GTGAACGCCCCGGTGAGCGGCGCCGCCGAACAGGTGTTCGCGCGCTTTCTTGATCTTGAGCGCCAGACCCGCGCTGCCCGCGATGCCGCGCAACTGGCCTACAGCCTGGTCAACGACGGCCAGTCGTTGTTTGGCTTTCGTCATGCCGCGTTGTTGATCGCCGGCAAGGTACAAGCCGTGACCGGCGTCAGTGCGGTCGAGCCAAATGCGCCGTTCGTGGCGTTCGTCGAGCAGGCCGTGGCGCAGTTGTTCAAACAGGATGTGCTGAAGCAGGCGCGAGTGATTGCCCCAGAGTTACTGAACGACAGCATCCAGTCTGACTGGCGTTCATTGTCGGCGGCGCAGGTGTTCTGGCTGCCGTTGATCGACCACGACGCTCAGGTGTTCGGCGGTTTGTGGCTGGCCCGCGATATGCCGTGGAACCCTTCCGAACAAGTCCTGCTGTCGCAACTCGGCGACACCTACAGCCACGCCTGGCTGGCGCTGCAACCGCGCAAACCGTGGCGGCTGCGCTGGACCCGTAAACGTCAGGTGGCATTGCTCGCCGTACTGTTGCTCGGGCTGTTGATCCCGGTGCGTCAATCGGTGCTGGCTCCGGCTGAGGTGGTGCCACTGGGCGGCCGCGTGGTGGCGGCGCCGCTGGACGGGGTGATCGCCGAGTTTCTGGTCAAACCCAATCAGACGGTGAAAACCGGTGATGTGCTGGTGCGTTTCGAAAGCACCACGCTCAAGGCGCAGGCCGATGTTGCCGAGCGTGCGTTGGGTGTGGCCGAAGCTGAGCTGAAATCCAATTCCCAGCGCTCGTTTGCCGATGCCGAGTCGAGCGCAAAAGTCGACTTGCTTGCCGCCCGTGCCGAGCAGAAACGCGCCGAGCGCGACTACGCCCGCGAACTGCTCAAGCGCAGCGAAGTGCGCGCCGAGCGCGACGGTATTGCGGTGTTCGCCGACGCGGAACGCTTGACCGGCAAACCGGTGCAGACCGGCGAGCGCCTGATGGACATCGCCGATCCGAGCCAGGCTGAACTGCGCATCGAACTGGCAGTGGGCGATGCGATCTCGTTGGCGCCTGGTGCCGAAGTGGCGTTGTTTCTCGACAGCGATCCGCTGAAGCGCCATCTCGCCACACTGGAACGCTCGGCGTACGAGGCGCAGCCGACGGCGGGCGGGCAACTGGCCTATCGGCTCGACGCCAGTTTTACCGAGGCGCCGCCGCGTATCGGCCTGCGCGGCACAGCGAAAATCTTCGGTGATCGCGCGCCACTGGCGCTGTACCTGCTGCGCCGGCCATTGGCCGGTTTGCGCCAGAGCGTGGGCCTCTAA
- a CDS encoding biotin/lipoyl-binding protein → MNLPSLRADLQLSPAAPALDGSPRWTLADPVRGRYFKLGAAAMRLLLHWSLGDAEQVLRAANREPGLPLDGTELEQLLEFLRGHDLISALDDQQRASYRLKALAQKQSLWQILLHQYLFFRIPLWRPDAFLNRAWPWLERFGPRLLRYGLPTTLALGVFLVSRDWQRFVGTFPHLFSLGGALAFGVALFFAKLCHEFGHAFMAKRAGCRVQSMGVAFMVLLPMFYTDVSDAWRVNDRRARLLIGAGGVLAELLLACIALLAWSLLPDGPGRTAAFMLASATWITTLVVNLNPFMRFDGYFLISDFWEVDNLQGRAFALCRWRLREFLFGYGAPAPEPWSPKMQRRLLIWGYGSWLWRAALFFGIALAVYHLFFKVLGIFLMLVELVWFIFLPIMREWRQWWSRREQAHGPRVLLSALALLGLSLVLIVPWRSSVELPTMLEAGRASALHAPTAARVKAVQVADGQKVAQGDVLIELESPDLESRLAIVRREIQIQQLLMRRQASRSETAADAGIVEQRLAEAVAEYRGLTAQRERLLLRAPQAGSVRDLLPNMTVGRWLSTRDTLARVVEDGARLRGYLAEAELWRVKPGANGRFIADDPMHPALAVQLNEIDTNGVAYVDQEALTSDHHGPIAVRRDQQQRAEPVQAQYGARLSVLDTAPTPLQPLRGVVVLQGSGESLLGVAWRRMAALGVRESGF, encoded by the coding sequence ATGAACCTGCCGAGCCTGCGTGCCGACCTGCAATTGTCGCCCGCGGCACCGGCCTTGGACGGTTCGCCGCGCTGGACCCTGGCCGACCCGGTGCGCGGCCGTTACTTCAAGCTCGGCGCGGCGGCGATGCGCCTGCTGCTCCACTGGTCGTTGGGCGACGCCGAGCAAGTCTTGCGCGCGGCCAATCGTGAACCGGGCTTGCCGCTGGACGGCACGGAGCTTGAGCAGTTGCTGGAATTTCTTCGCGGCCACGATTTGATCTCTGCGCTCGACGATCAACAGCGCGCCAGCTATCGCCTCAAGGCCTTGGCGCAGAAGCAAAGCCTGTGGCAAATCCTCCTGCATCAATACCTGTTTTTCCGCATTCCGCTGTGGCGCCCGGACGCATTTCTCAATCGCGCATGGCCGTGGCTGGAGCGTTTTGGCCCACGGCTGTTGCGCTATGGATTGCCGACGACGTTGGCGTTGGGTGTGTTTCTGGTCTCGCGCGACTGGCAGCGTTTTGTCGGAACGTTTCCGCACCTGTTCAGCCTCGGCGGCGCGCTGGCGTTTGGCGTGGCGTTGTTCTTTGCCAAGCTCTGTCACGAATTCGGCCATGCGTTCATGGCCAAGCGCGCCGGGTGTCGAGTGCAGAGCATGGGCGTGGCGTTCATGGTCTTGCTGCCGATGTTCTACACCGATGTCAGCGACGCCTGGCGGGTCAATGATCGCCGTGCGCGATTGCTGATCGGTGCCGGCGGTGTCCTCGCGGAATTGCTCTTGGCGTGTATTGCGCTACTCGCATGGTCGTTGCTGCCGGATGGGCCGGGGCGCACAGCGGCGTTCATGCTCGCCAGCGCCACGTGGATTACCACGCTGGTGGTCAACCTCAATCCGTTCATGCGTTTCGATGGTTATTTTCTGATCAGTGATTTCTGGGAAGTCGACAATTTGCAGGGCCGCGCATTTGCCCTGTGCCGCTGGCGCCTGCGTGAGTTTTTGTTCGGTTATGGCGCCCCGGCGCCGGAGCCGTGGTCGCCGAAGATGCAACGGCGTTTGCTGATCTGGGGGTATGGCTCATGGTTATGGCGTGCGGCGTTGTTTTTCGGGATCGCGCTGGCGGTCTATCACTTGTTCTTCAAGGTGTTGGGGATCTTCCTGATGCTGGTGGAACTGGTCTGGTTCATCTTTCTGCCGATCATGCGTGAGTGGCGCCAGTGGTGGAGCCGCCGCGAACAGGCGCATGGCCCGCGCGTGCTGCTCAGTGCGTTGGCGCTGCTCGGGTTGTCGCTGGTGCTGATCGTGCCGTGGCGCAGCTCGGTGGAGTTGCCGACCATGCTTGAAGCCGGGCGCGCCAGTGCCCTGCATGCGCCGACGGCGGCAAGGGTCAAAGCGGTGCAGGTGGCGGACGGACAGAAGGTCGCTCAGGGCGATGTGCTGATTGAACTGGAATCGCCGGATCTGGAATCGCGACTGGCGATCGTGCGCCGGGAAATCCAGATCCAGCAGCTGTTGATGCGCCGTCAGGCCAGTCGCAGCGAAACCGCTGCCGATGCCGGCATTGTCGAGCAGCGGCTGGCAGAAGCGGTCGCCGAGTACCGAGGACTGACGGCGCAACGCGAGCGCCTGTTGCTGCGCGCACCGCAGGCCGGCAGCGTGCGTGATCTGCTGCCGAACATGACGGTCGGGCGCTGGCTGTCGACCCGCGATACGCTGGCCCGGGTGGTCGAGGACGGCGCACGCCTGCGCGGTTATCTCGCCGAAGCCGAACTGTGGCGAGTCAAACCCGGCGCCAACGGCCGCTTCATTGCCGATGACCCGATGCACCCGGCGCTCGCCGTGCAGCTGAATGAAATTGACACCAACGGCGTGGCCTACGTCGATCAGGAGGCGCTGACCTCCGACCATCACGGGCCGATTGCCGTGCGCCGCGATCAACAGCAGCGGGCAGAGCCGGTGCAGGCGCAATACGGCGCGCGGCTCAGCGTGCTCGACACAGCGCCGACACCGTTACAACCGTTGCGCGGCGTGGTGGTGTTGCAGGGCAGCGGTGAATCATTGCTCGGCGTGGCATGGCGGCGAATGGCGGCGCTGGGCGTCAGGGAAAGCGGTTTCTAA
- a CDS encoding GNAT family N-acetyltransferase codes for MADNAAVAAEGLVVRPSRATDGPFLQSLYQTARPDLQWIDGEPEQVQQVIAQQFQVQEQGIGDNYPNAMHYVVEKLGSAIGALSTDFGANEIRVLYLAFIPQARGQGYGRAVLQGVQKAAQQIRCPVATVVWTSNPHARRHYLALGFAVEERNPAAERLVWYPQ; via the coding sequence ATGGCGGACAACGCAGCAGTGGCGGCAGAGGGATTGGTGGTGCGGCCTTCGCGGGCAACCGACGGGCCGTTTTTGCAAAGCCTGTATCAGACAGCGCGGCCGGACCTGCAATGGATCGACGGCGAGCCGGAACAGGTGCAGCAAGTGATCGCGCAGCAGTTCCAGGTGCAGGAACAGGGCATTGGCGACAACTACCCCAACGCCATGCACTACGTGGTGGAAAAACTTGGCAGCGCCATCGGCGCGTTGAGCACCGATTTCGGCGCCAACGAGATTCGCGTGTTGTATCTGGCGTTCATCCCGCAGGCGCGCGGCCAGGGTTATGGCCGCGCCGTACTGCAAGGCGTGCAGAAAGCCGCGCAACAGATTCGCTGCCCGGTGGCGACGGTGGTCTGGACCAGCAATCCCCATGCGCGACGGCATTATCTGGCGCTGGGTTTCGCTGTAGAAGAACGCAACCCCGCCGCCGAACGCCTCGTCTGGTACCCGCAATAA
- a CDS encoding tail fiber protein translates to MDVYMGTVLTFAFNYAPSGWAQCNGQLMNLSQYQALFALLGTTYGGNGVQTFGLPNLQSRMPICQGNGPGLTPRVMGEISGAEQVTATLNNLPNHTHTLAGLTATTTVQLANPASNPLGAPTATNAYIGASGTGPGLANIFSDAQGTSAIPLKGAATTISGTISPTGNGLPMAIMNPYLVLNFSIALQGIFPSRN, encoded by the coding sequence ATGGACGTTTACATGGGCACTGTTCTGACGTTTGCCTTCAATTACGCGCCCAGTGGATGGGCGCAGTGCAACGGGCAGTTGATGAACCTTTCGCAATACCAGGCGTTGTTTGCACTGCTGGGCACCACCTATGGCGGTAATGGTGTCCAGACCTTCGGGCTGCCCAATTTGCAAAGCCGAATGCCGATCTGCCAGGGCAACGGCCCGGGCCTGACGCCACGGGTGATGGGTGAAATCTCCGGCGCCGAACAGGTCACCGCGACCCTCAACAACCTGCCGAACCACACCCACACCCTCGCCGGCCTCACCGCCACCACCACCGTGCAACTGGCCAACCCGGCGAGCAACCCGCTGGGCGCTCCGACGGCGACCAATGCCTACATCGGTGCATCGGGTACCGGGCCGGGTCTGGCGAATATCTTTTCCGATGCCCAAGGCACCTCAGCCATTCCGCTCAAAGGCGCCGCGACCACCATCAGCGGCACGATCTCGCCAACCGGCAACGGCTTGCCGATGGCAATCATGAACCCGTATCTGGTGCTCAACTTCAGCATCGCGCTGCAGGGCATTTTCCCTTCGCGTAACTGA
- a CDS encoding glycosyltransferase family 39 protein translates to MAVNRVTPVGDTQDPHATPGSWFARLPLIRWAREHWLLPILLLAAAARFYDLTAAAIWGDEGSSLLLARYSLGDIWRHAAFDVHPPLYFMLLHGWIELFGDGIFAIRCLSALAGIAAVGMGVWLVDRLATRRAAILAGLLLALLPTAVRYSQEVRMYSLLGLLLIAATLALVYWIRRPQRHRYLVFYALLMTAAFYTHYFAVLAALCHWVYLGVIRFQRGYRLRHIQRPAWWLANLLIALLYLPWLPNLLGLMQHMEQLKVGGDVGWEDPVTLASLPSMIWTWLIQDDGEHLPLLVFGALPLALLLLTAVAVLRDRSVSRGSVLLALYTGLPLLLVFAVSFITPLFIERYLTAYALGLPLLAALAIDRLYSRVRMLAVAVAVLVSLLGVEMVGLNNNATVDSNDQFDRVVNYVNQHFQPGDRIITSDMLWYLSYVYYDRTGAQVRLYTPPAADGRSTRPNEYGFGTLVSDQVYLDSLAEVSGNARIWLVGTQDDPAEFAPMPATWQISAQVHAGGAQARLITPKSAAE, encoded by the coding sequence ATGGCGGTCAACAGAGTTACGCCAGTGGGCGACACACAGGATCCGCACGCGACACCGGGGTCGTGGTTTGCCCGCTTGCCCTTGATCCGTTGGGCCCGGGAGCACTGGCTGCTGCCGATCCTGCTCCTGGCCGCCGCTGCGCGCTTTTACGACCTGACGGCTGCGGCGATCTGGGGCGATGAAGGTTCCAGCCTGCTACTGGCGCGCTACTCGCTGGGCGATATCTGGCGCCACGCGGCCTTCGATGTGCATCCGCCGCTGTACTTCATGCTGCTGCATGGCTGGATTGAACTGTTCGGCGACGGGATTTTTGCCATCCGCTGCCTCAGCGCGCTGGCTGGCATTGCGGCGGTCGGGATGGGCGTCTGGCTGGTGGATCGCTTGGCCACGCGCCGCGCTGCGATCCTCGCCGGCCTGCTACTGGCGTTGTTGCCGACGGCGGTGCGCTACAGCCAGGAAGTGCGCATGTATTCGCTGCTCGGCCTGCTGTTGATCGCCGCGACGCTGGCGCTGGTTTACTGGATCCGCCGCCCGCAGCGTCACCGCTATCTGGTGTTTTATGCACTGTTGATGACGGCGGCGTTCTACACCCATTACTTCGCCGTGCTGGCGGCGCTGTGTCACTGGGTCTATCTGGGGGTGATCCGGTTTCAGCGCGGCTATCGCTTGCGGCATATCCAGCGTCCGGCCTGGTGGCTGGCGAATCTGCTCATCGCGTTGCTGTACTTGCCATGGCTGCCCAACTTGCTGGGTCTGATGCAGCACATGGAACAACTCAAGGTCGGTGGCGATGTCGGCTGGGAAGACCCGGTGACGCTGGCGTCGTTGCCGTCGATGATCTGGACATGGCTGATCCAGGATGACGGCGAACACCTGCCGTTGCTAGTGTTCGGCGCGTTGCCGCTGGCGTTGTTGCTGCTGACGGCGGTGGCGGTGCTGCGGGATCGCAGCGTGTCGCGCGGCAGTGTCCTGTTGGCGTTGTACACCGGCTTACCGCTATTGCTGGTGTTTGCGGTGTCGTTCATCACGCCGCTGTTCATCGAACGTTATCTGACCGCCTACGCATTGGGCTTGCCGCTGCTGGCAGCGCTGGCCATTGACCGCTTGTACAGTCGCGTGCGGATGCTGGCTGTGGCTGTGGCGGTGCTGGTGTCGTTGCTCGGGGTGGAAATGGTCGGCCTGAACAACAACGCCACGGTCGACAGCAATGATCAGTTCGATCGCGTGGTGAATTACGTCAATCAGCATTTCCAGCCCGGTGATCGCATCATTACCAGCGACATGCTCTGGTACTTGAGTTACGTCTACTACGATCGCACCGGCGCACAGGTGCGGCTGTACACGCCGCCGGCTGCGGACGGCCGTTCGACGCGGCCCAATGAATATGGTTTCGGTACGCTCGTCAGCGACCAAGTCTACCTCGACAGCCTTGCCGAGGTTTCCGGCAACGCGCGGATATGGCTGGTCGGCACCCAGGATGACCCGGCAGAGTTTGCACCCATGCCCGCCACTTGGCAGATCAGCGCGCAAGTCCATGCGGGCGGGGCGCAAGCTCGCTTGATCACGCCGAAATCGGCGGCCGAATAG
- a CDS encoding sulfotransferase, with protein MKGLQQFHFISGLPRSGSTLLSAILLQNPRFHAGMTSPVGSLFSSVLDQCSSGSEYGAVIDTDMRRRLLRGLFQSFYADKADKPVVFDTNRQWSSRLPALNDLFPQAKVIACVRNVAWVMDSLERLYRANPFENTKLFGDAVERNTVYSRCETLAQRNRLVGFAWASLKEAYYGEHADSLLIIDYDLLTQAPERVLRLVYEFIGEPWFEHDFEHLAYDAPEFDQGLGLAGLHKVKPKVALQSRRTILPPDLFKQYADLSFWLDGSASAANVIRMKSDAAIS; from the coding sequence GTGAAGGGATTGCAGCAGTTCCACTTTATCTCCGGCTTGCCGCGCTCAGGCTCCACCCTGCTTTCTGCGATTCTTTTGCAGAACCCGCGCTTTCACGCCGGCATGACCAGCCCGGTCGGCTCCCTCTTTTCCAGCGTCCTCGATCAATGCAGCTCCGGCAGCGAGTACGGTGCGGTGATCGACACTGACATGCGCCGTCGCCTGTTGCGCGGTCTGTTCCAGTCCTTCTATGCCGACAAGGCCGACAAGCCAGTGGTATTCGACACCAACCGGCAGTGGAGCTCGCGTCTGCCGGCACTCAACGACCTGTTTCCCCAAGCCAAAGTCATCGCCTGCGTGCGCAACGTCGCTTGGGTGATGGACAGCCTCGAACGGCTGTACCGCGCCAATCCTTTCGAAAACACCAAACTGTTTGGCGATGCCGTCGAGCGCAACACGGTGTACAGCCGTTGCGAAACCCTGGCTCAGCGTAATCGCCTGGTGGGTTTTGCCTGGGCGTCGCTCAAGGAAGCCTATTACGGCGAACACGCCGACTCACTGCTGATCATCGATTACGACCTGCTGACCCAGGCGCCGGAGCGCGTGCTGCGGCTGGTCTATGAATTCATCGGTGAGCCTTGGTTCGAGCACGATTTCGAGCATCTGGCCTATGACGCGCCGGAGTTCGACCAGGGCCTTGGCCTGGCCGGCCTGCACAAGGTCAAACCCAAGGTTGCCTTGCAGTCGCGGCGCACCATTCTGCCGCCAGACCTGTTCAAGCAATACGCTGATTTGTCCTTTTGGCTCGATGGCTCAGCCAGCGCCGCCAATGTCATTCGTATGAAGTCCGACGCCGCGATCAGTTGA